Genomic segment of Pochonia chlamydosporia 170 chromosome 1, whole genome shotgun sequence:
GCACTGAAGCAATCGCTTGAGGGACCAGCATGGGCCGTGGGCGACTATTACGCTGATGAAGAATATAATTGGGGGCTCGGCGGCATATTGATCGAAAAGCCAAGTTCCGCTGCTCCGTACACAAGGGGTGTCAACACGCTGATTTGGAGCGGCGCGCCAAACATATTCTGGGTACGTTCCTTCAATGTGAGAGAGAAGTTAACAGCCGAATTTTTCTGACGCGTTTTGCAGTTTATTGACCGAAGCAATGAGCTTTGTGGACTGTTTGTCACACAGCTGCTCCCATCGGCTGACCCTGGTGCAACGAATGTTATCAGAGAATTTCAAAAGGTCGCCTATCATTTGAATAAGTCACGGGAGTGATATGCGTCGATTTGGTGTCCATGCCTTGAATCATATACTTCGTAATTTGCGTCTCATCCCCTGGATTGTGCAATAATGTTTGGTGTATGTGCTATATGCAAGGTTGCTGGCCCCCCGAAGCAGGAATACACCACGAGCTGTTAGAGATCAAATAACTTTCCCATGTCCAGCTCTCCGCATTATAACACTTAAATTGTTTGCGGGTGGAATTTTCCAATAACGGATGTGATGATCGGTGACTGGAGCTCAGTGTCGTCTGACGCCACTTGTTGGTATTGTCATCCTAGAAATCATCGGATCGCAGGATAGTACTGTTGAGAGAGACATTATATGGATGCTGGTTCAGAATCATCATGCAGGAAAAGTAAATCGGTTCAACGTCAGGCTGCAATGCATACATGAGCAATGCCGGTCAATTCAaggtaacattgaacatttccATgcaccacagccaagttgtTTTGTGCCCCGCGCCGATTGCGGCGGGGTCAACAGCTCAATCTTGCTTCACTTCATTGTTCCTTCCTGAACAAAGCACATAAACTCTCGCCTCTGATCGTCCATCAAACTATCGAATTCAACTTGCACATCTCCATCCAATCGTCAGCGTAAGCAAAAGTCGTCCAAAATGGCTGTCGATCACGTCGTCATTTTCCAATTCAAGCCCGAAGCCAGCGCACAGGCCGTCAAGCAGGTAACATCAATTCCTTCTAGCCAAGGACCCATCACCGCATCCGCTAATTCCAGGTTGCTAGTGCTGCGATGAGATGCTCGGCTTGAAGGAGCAGTGTCTCTTGGCATCAACAGGCAAACCGTACATTGTACGATCAAAAGGCGGCAAAGACGTGTCCATTGAGGGTCTGCAGGTATGTATTGACGAAGCGAGCTTGTGTTTGAGACGGCTGCTGACAGCGAGATAGAATGGCTTCACCCATATCTTTGTTGTGGAGTTCGACTCTGTTGCCGATAGAGACTTTTACGTCAAGGAAGACAAGGCCCATCACGCGTTCGTTGGCAAGTGGATTACTTCTGCCGATTCTATTGTTTCCAAGGCATTGGTTATGGACTTTGCGCCGGGGTCGTTTGAATGACCGTGGTCAACATCGTGTAGCCGAGGCCTACGAGCTGTAGCGGCATCAGCCCAAACAAGAATTAGCTAAGAGAATTCAGTAAACATCGTGTGTATGGGTTATATACCCGTTGTTGAGCATTGGAGCCACTTCCTCGCCCCTAGGCAAAACGATACCAAACACAATCACCGTGTGCGGAATACCATATTCTTTCCAAGCGCACCGCTTGTTCACCAAATGGTCGGCGTGACGTTATACCCACAATCAGTATCAGTCTTAACTACATGCACCAGTTCGTATCATCCAAAAGCTGTTGTTCTTTCCACAAATAAAGCATGCCCCTATCGTACACCAAATCCATCTCGCATCCCCAGAGTGACATCAACCATCCAAGCCCGGCAACGGCTCAGGCTGAGCGAGGAAGCTTTCCAGGCAGGCTCGCTAGTTGTGCCGCatatgctgccaaagaagccttGATCTGATGTCTACCGTAATATCCACCAATTAAAAAGGCCCAACCAGCAGATTTACAAGCCGTTTGACACGGTTATGCATCATATGAAGAGCAAACTCGGCTTGATCATGCGATGTTTGAGATAAAAGCAGACTCCTCCAGTCCACACATCTTGAGTGAATCCTCAATATCGCACTACCCCACAGTCATTATGTTCATCAAGCAAGTACTGCACTTTATCTCTTAGTCGCAAATGCCTCCGACTCTGCGTGGCGTCTACGAGGCGTAAGTGGAATGAATACACACAACTTGTGGCACAACGAACCGGATAGAACACTCAATGGGTTTCAGATCTGCAAGGCGAATTTTGCCTTGAACAGAGATGGTACTGCGTTTGGGACACGTTTGACGTGTATCGTAATATATACTTCCGTTATAGATACatttgctggtgatgaagcCGTGCATTGTACTTGTATCTCTCCCGCGAGCAAATATtcaacgccattgccatttccCCAATGACCTTCAAGAATCATGCCTAGAAAAGCTCAAATTTACTTCATATTGTACCAAGATCGCCCGATCCGTGCTTCGTATCGAACTCGACGGCCCCAAAGTATTTTTTGCTTTCCCCGTACTCGCAATGACTGTGTCAGAACCTTCCCCCTGTCCGTATATCCGTCCCAGatctgctgctgttggagcACTGTTGCTCTCGGTCATCGTAGCAAGATTGTATGTCGACTCCCCGTCCGTGTTGTGTTCATTCGAGCGATGGGTATGACCAAGCTTAACGGAGCTGCGAGACGGCACGCTGACACCCTTTCCAGAGGAGAAATTGTGTCCCCACCAACCGCCAAAGGCGTGGACTACCGGTCTCATGACAGGGAGACAACAGGCTATTACGCTGAGGTGAATCTCTACTGCGGACCAAATCACGGCTGGCGTGCAATTCCACATCGTATCGGCGGCGTATGAGTCGTATCTCGATGAAGTGATGAGCATCATGATagaagcaacaacaaccctGCAAGGCGTGTGTCAGATGAACAATTTAGAATAGTGTAAAGTCAGTTGTGGAACGTACGCGATACCAAACATGAACATGGCTGCAATAGCCGTCTTCtgcggccatggcagaaaCAATCTACTAATTTGCGCTACGGTAACCATTAGGGGCCTTGGACTGAGAAGCAGTggcgcatcatcatcacttaCTAGCAGGCAACGCCATCAGGGCGATGTCAACGAGGAGATGTGCCAAGACGGACCAGAGAAAGAACTTGGCCGGATCAACCGTACATTTTCCCTCGATAGACTTGTCCCAAAAGTAATGTGGCGGGAAACATTGGAAAACGGCAACAAACAACTAATACGCAGCATGTCAGCACCACTTCGGGCTGTTGTCGTGCCTTTTGGTCATACCCGCACTATCAACCACACACTCGCACAACCAGTCAGAATGAATATTGATATTCTCGCGCTTGTGATGGATTTGAAAAGTCGCCAGTATAAAGCTAATAGGGATAGCTGCGCAGCCCCGATGGCCACGGTATAGGTATGTTCTTCGATTTCTTGTACCATTGCTTGGTAGTATCGTGCTTCACCAACTGAAACGGGCAGGTCATCGAGGTGTAGGCCGAGACCTTTTGTTAATACTGCAACATTGTACATTAGCTTTCGTCCCTCTTACATGGTTGATGGTCATTAGCATACAGAAGAAAGCAGATATGTCGTATGCCACTGCCGACGCCTAACACCAGATTAGACAAGATTCCCATTTCTATGAAGAGCAgttgacagcctcaccagcGCCAGCACGGCTAAGTGGTCATCCCACCACAGTAGCACGCGTTTCAGTTTCCTGGCATAGAACCGCAAGCCGAGCAGCAAGGACGCCGGGATGAAAGTCGTGAGAATAGAAACGTAGACGCCATATTGTATTGATTCGGTCATTGTTGCTGCGATCGTACACACTGTGGCATTCGCATGTGTCGAATTCGGGTCAGAGTTCGCAATTCCTCTTTAGATTGGATCCAGGATACTCATTTTAGACAGGCAACCTTATCGTCGAATCGTGACAATCTTCGTTTGCGTTGACTACAATGAGCATTAAAGGTATAAAGGAACAAAAGGGGACACCTTTATGAGGGATTCATTCACTCCATATACATATACCAGTCTTGTCATTGTTCTTTACGAACAAGAGCCGGGCTGACTAGCTAGTTCGACCACCTCGAAATGCCGATGTCAGGCAGCACAGCAGCCAAGTACAGTTCACTACGGGACAATGGTGCGCTGGCTTCTGGATTGTCACGCTCTAGCAAGGATACCTTGACCTCGCCTCGGTGCCCTTTGGATGCAGTTAACTCGAACACCCTTTTCTTACGAAACCAGGAACCGTGTCATTGATGCGACTTTGTGAACCCACCAGCAATCATGCTGGTCAACCAAAACGGGGACTTGAACCACGAAGCCATAGTGTAGCGTTCCATGCAATGACCCAGACCGGGCTAGACAAATTAGAATGCTTCTAGTAGGTCATGTTCATGACAATTTCCTAGGAAATTCATGGATTAGGATGCATACACCATGTTGCCTGGTGTACCTCATTCCAAGTAAGGCTGGCACAGCTACGGCCAAGCTATCTCAGCTTCAGGGTTCATGCCGGTACGGAGCGAGCAG
This window contains:
- a CDS encoding stress responsive alpha-beta barrel (similar to Metarhizium robertsii ARSEF 23 XP_007816262.1), which encodes MAVDHVVIFQFKPEASAQAVKQCCDEMLGLKEQCLLASTGKPYIVRSKGGKDVSIEGLQNGFTHIFVVEFDSVADRDFYVKEDKAHHAFVGKWITSADSIVSKALVMDFAPGSFE